In a single window of the Sediminicoccus sp. KRV36 genome:
- a CDS encoding inositol monophosphatase family protein, with amino-acid sequence MHAELVAAAEAAADLASGIIRPLFRSALLVEAKGDASPVTEADRAAERALRAYLTERFPSHGIMGEEYGTERGDAEYLWVLDPIDGTRAFLTGRPLFGTLIGLLRHGEPVLGLIDQPVTRERWIGIVGEPTRFTSPMGGIAACRPCPTLATAELSCTSPEIFDAQGAARFERVRQAARRVTWGGDCYAYGLIALGLVDAVVEGTLKPWDWAALVPVIEGAGGRMTDWQGHALTLDSRGEVIAVGDPALLPEIVSLLG; translated from the coding sequence TCGCTCGGCCCTCCTCGTGGAGGCCAAGGGCGATGCCTCCCCCGTGACCGAAGCGGACCGTGCGGCCGAGCGCGCGCTGCGCGCCTACCTGACCGAGCGCTTCCCGAGCCACGGCATCATGGGCGAGGAATACGGCACGGAGCGCGGCGATGCCGAATACCTCTGGGTCCTCGATCCGATTGACGGCACCCGCGCCTTCCTGACCGGCCGCCCCCTCTTTGGCACGTTGATCGGGCTGCTGCGCCACGGCGAGCCCGTGCTTGGGCTGATTGACCAGCCGGTGACGCGGGAGCGCTGGATCGGCATCGTGGGGGAGCCCACCCGCTTCACCAGCCCGATGGGCGGTATCGCCGCCTGCCGGCCCTGCCCGACGCTGGCCACGGCCGAACTTTCCTGCACATCGCCCGAGATTTTCGATGCCCAGGGTGCCGCCCGATTCGAACGCGTGCGCCAGGCTGCCCGGCGCGTGACCTGGGGTGGCGATTGCTACGCCTATGGGCTGATCGCCCTTGGCTTGGTGGATGCCGTCGTCGAAGGCACGCTCAAGCCCTGGGACTGGGCCGCGCTGGTGCCCGTGATCGAGGGCGCCGGCGGGCGCATGACGGATTGGCAGGGCCATGCGCTGACGCTGGACAGCCGTGGCGAGGTGATTGCCGTGGGTGATCCGGCCCTGCTGCCCGAGATCGTTTCGCTTCTCGGCTGA
- a CDS encoding extracellular solute-binding protein, translating to MQRRDLFAAGFGLVSFSAALPGAAQTTAPLRTHALSLLGEPALPADFPHFPWVNPDAPKGGDIALTALGSYDSFNQFILRGTAAVGLNNLYDSLLMESADEASTEYAHLAEIVEIPADRMGVSFELRDTARWHDGRAITAEDVAWTFNTLRSQGRPFYRAYWGDVSEVVVESPRRVTFRFRTNENRELALILGQMNILPKHFWDGRDFARPTLDVPLGSGPYRIDRFESGRSVAYRRVADYWAVNLNTRRGTQNFDVMRYEYFRDVTVAFEAFKAGQIDFRTENIARNWATGYDFPAVRRGLVKRDEIRHQLPTGMQAFVMNLRRPLFQDARVREALLQVFDFEWLHTNIFNGAYARTTSFFSNSELASSGLPAGRELAILEPFRAQLPESVFTTEHRLPTTDGSGNNREGLRRALDLMRQAGWTIRDRRLVNAQGQRFEFEILLNGASFERIALPYVQWLQRLGVEARVRTVDPAQYQVRTDAFDYDMTVDVMGQSLSPGNEQRDYFTCAKAQENGSQNIAGICHPVIDALVEQVIMAPDRQELIARTRALDRVLLHSNFVIPQWHNRAFWIAFWDRFGRPERNPKYALGLDSWWIDPTRDRALQEAKRSL from the coding sequence ATGCAACGTCGTGATCTTTTCGCTGCCGGCTTCGGCCTGGTTTCCTTCTCCGCAGCCTTGCCCGGGGCCGCCCAAACCACGGCGCCGCTGCGAACCCACGCGCTCTCGCTGCTGGGCGAACCGGCCCTGCCGGCGGATTTCCCGCATTTTCCCTGGGTGAACCCGGATGCGCCCAAAGGGGGCGACATCGCGCTGACGGCACTCGGCAGCTATGACAGCTTCAACCAGTTCATCCTGCGCGGGACCGCGGCGGTGGGGCTCAATAACCTCTACGACAGCCTGCTGATGGAAAGTGCGGATGAGGCGAGCACCGAATATGCCCATCTGGCCGAGATCGTCGAAATCCCGGCCGACCGCATGGGCGTCAGCTTCGAGCTGCGCGACACCGCCCGCTGGCATGACGGCCGCGCCATCACGGCCGAGGATGTGGCCTGGACCTTCAACACGCTGCGCAGCCAGGGCCGCCCCTTTTACCGCGCCTATTGGGGCGATGTGAGCGAGGTGGTGGTGGAGAGCCCCCGCCGCGTCACCTTCCGCTTCCGCACGAATGAAAACCGCGAGCTGGCCCTCATCCTGGGCCAGATGAACATCCTGCCGAAGCATTTCTGGGACGGGCGGGATTTCGCCCGCCCCACGCTCGACGTGCCGCTGGGCTCCGGCCCCTACCGGATTGACCGCTTCGAATCCGGGCGCAGCGTGGCCTATCGGCGCGTCGCCGATTATTGGGCGGTGAACCTCAACACGCGGCGCGGCACGCAGAATTTCGATGTGATGCGCTATGAGTATTTCCGCGACGTGACCGTCGCCTTCGAGGCTTTCAAGGCCGGCCAGATTGATTTCAGGACGGAGAACATCGCCCGCAACTGGGCGACGGGCTACGACTTCCCGGCGGTGCGCCGCGGCCTTGTGAAGCGCGACGAAATCCGCCACCAGCTGCCCACCGGCATGCAGGCCTTCGTGATGAATTTGCGCCGGCCGCTCTTCCAGGATGCGCGTGTGCGTGAGGCGCTGTTGCAGGTGTTCGACTTCGAATGGCTGCACACGAATATCTTCAACGGCGCCTATGCGCGCACCACCAGCTTCTTCTCCAACAGCGAACTCGCTTCCTCCGGCCTGCCGGCGGGGCGTGAACTCGCCATCCTGGAGCCCTTCCGCGCGCAGCTCCCGGAATCCGTCTTCACCACGGAGCACCGCCTGCCCACCACCGATGGCAGCGGCAATAACCGCGAGGGGCTGCGCCGCGCGCTGGATCTCATGCGCCAGGCGGGCTGGACCATTCGGGACCGGCGCCTGGTGAATGCGCAGGGGCAGCGCTTCGAATTCGAAATCCTGCTGAATGGCGCCAGCTTCGAACGCATCGCCCTGCCTTATGTGCAATGGCTGCAGCGCCTGGGTGTCGAGGCCCGCGTCCGCACGGTGGACCCTGCACAATACCAGGTCCGCACCGATGCCTTCGACTACGACATGACGGTGGATGTGATGGGGCAATCCTTGTCGCCCGGGAATGAACAGCGCGACTACTTCACCTGCGCCAAGGCCCAGGAAAACGGCTCGCAGAACATCGCCGGCATCTGCCATCCGGTGATCGATGCGCTGGTCGAGCAGGTGATCATGGCGCCGGACCGGCAGGAGCTGATCGCGCGGACCAGGGCCTTGGACCGCGTGCTGCTGCACAGCAACTTCGTCATCCCGCAATGGCACAACCGCGCCTTCTGGATCGCCTTCTGGGACCGCTTCGGACGGCCGGAACGCAACCCGAAATACGCGCTGGGCCTCGACAGCTGGTGGATTGATCCGACGCGGGACCGTGCCCTGCAAGAGGCGAAGCGGAGCCTGTGA
- a CDS encoding microcin C ABC transporter permease YejB, protein MTSYLLRRLLLVIPTLFGIILINFAVIQFAPGGPVEQMIAEIRGQGDTMGRLTGEGNNETRPQPASTAEGGGSQYRGARGLDPEVVREIERAFGFDKPAHVRFGEMLWGYMRFDLGRSLFRDRPVWDLVVEKIPVSISLGLWSTLIIYLISIPLGIRKAVRDGSRFDLTTSAVVLVGYAIPGFLFAILLVVLFAGGSFVQWFPLRGLHSSGSETWPFWQRATDYAWHVFLPTITLVIGGFAGLTMLTKNSFLEEINKQYVVTARAKGAGEQRVLYGHVFRNAMLIIIAGFPSAFIGILFTGALLVEIIFSLDGLGLLGFEAAIRRDYTVMFGTLYIFTLLGLVMQIVSDFTYTLVDPRIDFESRR, encoded by the coding sequence ATGACCAGCTACCTGCTGCGCCGCCTGTTGCTCGTGATCCCGACGCTGTTCGGCATCATCCTCATCAACTTCGCCGTGATCCAATTCGCACCTGGCGGACCGGTCGAACAGATGATCGCCGAGATTCGCGGCCAGGGTGACACGATGGGCCGTCTGACCGGTGAGGGGAACAACGAAACCCGCCCGCAGCCGGCTTCCACGGCCGAGGGCGGCGGCTCGCAATATCGCGGCGCGCGCGGGCTGGACCCCGAGGTGGTGCGCGAGATCGAGCGCGCCTTTGGCTTCGACAAGCCGGCCCATGTGCGCTTCGGCGAGATGCTCTGGGGCTATATGCGCTTTGATCTGGGGCGTTCGCTGTTCCGCGACCGACCGGTCTGGGACCTGGTGGTGGAGAAGATTCCCGTCTCCATCTCTCTGGGTCTCTGGTCCACGCTGATCATCTATCTGATTTCCATTCCGCTCGGCATTCGCAAGGCGGTGCGGGACGGCTCGCGCTTCGATCTCACCACCAGCGCCGTGGTGCTGGTGGGCTATGCGATTCCGGGGTTCCTGTTCGCCATCCTGCTGGTGGTGCTGTTTGCCGGCGGCAGCTTCGTGCAGTGGTTTCCGCTGCGCGGGCTGCACAGCTCAGGCAGCGAGACCTGGCCCTTCTGGCAGCGCGCGACGGACTACGCCTGGCATGTCTTCCTGCCCACCATCACGCTGGTCATCGGCGGTTTCGCCGGGCTGACGATGCTGACGAAGAACTCCTTCCTGGAGGAGATCAACAAGCAATATGTCGTCACCGCCCGCGCCAAGGGTGCAGGCGAGCAGCGGGTGCTTTATGGCCATGTGTTCCGCAACGCGATGCTGATCATCATCGCGGGTTTCCCCTCGGCTTTCATCGGCATTCTTTTCACCGGCGCGCTGCTGGTGGAGATCATCTTCTCGCTCGACGGCCTCGGGCTGCTCGGCTTCGAGGCGGCGATCCGGCGAGACTATACGGTGATGTTCGGCACGCTCTACATCTTCACGCTGCTGGGCTTGGTCATGCAGATCGTCAGCGACTTTACCTATACGCTGGTGGATCCGCGCATTGATTTCGAATCACGAAGGTGA
- a CDS encoding DUF3891 family protein, with translation MILWSQPDGSILATPQPAHAVIAGQLMRALAEPPVPLEPVVNAAAQHDCAWMGWETAPEFDATTGLPRHFNALSGAEHVPMWEQGVRDALANWGLWAGLLILRHGSHIYRLGILGNRMAPSAESLAAMQGYMAREVAWSAELMAKLGVDEAQVTVNQRKIAMVDSIALGLCWGQERFDCNGTTLIRTGARTATLDPWPLAVPRITLESETLHLPGPFPHAEAMRAGIADAPRERLVFELSAA, from the coding sequence ATGATCCTCTGGTCTCAACCCGATGGCAGCATCCTGGCCACGCCGCAGCCGGCCCATGCGGTGATCGCGGGGCAACTCATGCGCGCCCTGGCCGAACCGCCCGTGCCGCTGGAGCCTGTGGTCAATGCCGCCGCCCAGCATGATTGCGCCTGGATGGGCTGGGAAACCGCGCCCGAATTCGACGCCACGACCGGCCTGCCGCGCCATTTCAACGCCCTCTCCGGCGCCGAACATGTGCCCATGTGGGAGCAGGGCGTGCGCGATGCCCTGGCCAATTGGGGACTCTGGGCCGGGCTGCTGATCCTGCGCCATGGCAGCCACATCTATCGCCTCGGCATTCTCGGCAATCGCATGGCGCCGAGTGCCGAGAGCCTCGCGGCCATGCAGGGCTACATGGCGCGTGAGGTGGCCTGGAGTGCCGAGCTGATGGCGAAGCTCGGCGTGGATGAAGCACAGGTGACGGTCAATCAGCGCAAGATCGCCATGGTGGATTCCATCGCGCTCGGCCTGTGCTGGGGGCAGGAGCGGTTCGACTGCAACGGCACCACGCTGATCCGCACCGGCGCTCGCACGGCGACGCTGGATCCCTGGCCGCTGGCGGTGCCACGCATCACGTTGGAGAGCGAGACGCTGCACCTGCCCGGCCCCTTTCCGCATGCGGAGGCGATGCGCGCCGGCATCGCGGATGCGCCGCGTGAGCGATTGGTATTTGAGTTGAGCGCTGCATGA
- a CDS encoding ABC transporter permease, translating into MTLSPLARRRIANFRGNRRGMISLYVFGALFVLTLFAEILANDRPLVAKVDGHWFFPVLVEYAESDIVPEGLPTQADWHDPEFMRDVTSRGWVVWPPIRYSHATVVRDLGTPAPSPPSTRNWLGTDDQARDVMARVIYGFRISVLFGFTLTIFASVIGIAAGAVQGYYGGWTDLLFQRFIEIWSGMPQLFLLIILGSVIEPSFWTLLIFLLLFSWMGLVGVVRAEFLRGRNLDYVRAARALGVADARLMFQHILPNAMVATLTFLPFILSGSVTVLSTLDFLGFGLPPGSASLGELLSQGKNNLQAPWLAFTGFVVLGGVLTLLIFIGEAVRDAFDPRKLPGGSLS; encoded by the coding sequence ATGACGCTATCCCCACTTGCCCGCCGTCGCATCGCCAATTTCCGTGGCAATCGCCGCGGCATGATCTCGCTCTATGTCTTCGGCGCGCTCTTCGTGTTGACCCTCTTTGCCGAAATCCTCGCCAATGATCGCCCGCTGGTGGCGAAGGTGGACGGCCACTGGTTCTTTCCCGTCCTCGTCGAATACGCCGAAAGCGACATCGTCCCCGAGGGGCTTCCCACCCAGGCCGATTGGCATGATCCGGAGTTCATGCGCGACGTGACGTCGCGCGGCTGGGTGGTCTGGCCGCCGATCCGCTACAGCCACGCGACCGTCGTGCGGGATCTCGGCACGCCCGCCCCCTCGCCGCCATCCACCCGCAACTGGCTCGGCACCGATGACCAGGCGCGGGATGTGATGGCGCGGGTGATCTATGGCTTCCGGATTTCGGTGCTGTTCGGCTTCACCCTCACCATCTTCGCCTCGGTCATCGGGATCGCGGCGGGCGCGGTGCAGGGCTATTATGGCGGCTGGACGGATCTGCTGTTCCAGCGCTTCATCGAAATCTGGTCCGGCATGCCGCAGCTGTTTCTGCTCATCATCCTGGGCTCGGTGATCGAGCCTTCCTTCTGGACCTTGCTGATCTTCCTGCTGCTGTTTTCCTGGATGGGGCTGGTGGGCGTGGTGCGCGCGGAGTTCCTGCGCGGCCGCAACCTGGATTACGTGCGCGCCGCCCGCGCGCTGGGGGTCGCGGATGCCCGGTTGATGTTCCAGCACATCCTGCCCAATGCGATGGTCGCCACACTCACCTTTCTGCCCTTCATTCTGTCAGGCTCCGTCACCGTGCTCTCCACGCTCGATTTCCTGGGCTTCGGCCTGCCGCCGGGGTCTGCCTCGCTCGGTGAATTGCTCAGCCAGGGGAAGAATAATCTCCAGGCGCCCTGGCTGGCCTTCACCGGCTTCGTGGTGCTGGGCGGCGTGCTCACCTTGCTGATCTTCATCGGTGAGGCGGTGCGGGATGCGTTTGATCCCAGAAAGCTTCCTGGCGGGAGCCTTTCCTGA
- a CDS encoding ABC transporter ATP-binding protein — MTLLSVENLAVAFRGKRVVSGVSFTVNAGETVALVGESGSGKSVTALSILRLLANTGSNPEGRITLDGTDVLTADGPALHRLRGGVAGMVFQEPMTSLNPLHSIGRQVGEAITLHRPLRGEALRQAIIATLQRAGLPNAEERIGAYPHQLSGGQRQRVMIGAALANEPKLLIADEPTTALDVTIQAQILELLQDLKARLGMAMLLITHDLAIVRRHADRVVVMKDGAVVEQGVVAEVFAHPQHAYTRMLLATEPRGRPAAIPEAAAEILQGQDVRVHFPIRRGLLRRVVAQVKAVDGVDIALREGETLGVVGESGSGKTTLGLALIRMENSQGTIRFEGRDIQALSRAQMRPLRARMQIVFQDPYGSLSPRMNAGEIVGEGLTVHEPGLRTADRARRVAQALEEVGLEAAMAERFPHEFSGGQRQRIAIARALVLKPRLVVLDEPTSALDVSVQAQVVELLRGLQEKHRLAYLFISHDLRVVRAMAHRIIVMKDGRIVEAGEAEALTQNPREPYTRALMAAAFELRAAHGNEPS; from the coding sequence ATGACGCTCCTCTCCGTCGAGAACCTGGCCGTCGCCTTTCGTGGCAAGCGCGTGGTCAGCGGCGTGTCCTTCACGGTGAATGCCGGCGAGACGGTGGCACTTGTGGGCGAGAGCGGTTCCGGCAAATCCGTGACGGCGCTCTCCATCCTCCGCCTCCTCGCCAATACCGGCAGCAATCCCGAGGGGCGCATCACGCTGGATGGCACGGATGTGCTGACGGCGGATGGCCCCGCCCTGCACCGGCTGCGAGGCGGTGTCGCCGGCATGGTGTTCCAGGAGCCGATGACGTCGCTGAACCCGCTGCACAGCATCGGCCGCCAGGTGGGCGAGGCGATCACCCTGCACCGCCCGCTGCGGGGCGAGGCGCTGCGCCAGGCCATCATCGCCACGCTGCAACGGGCCGGCCTGCCCAATGCGGAGGAGCGCATCGGCGCCTATCCGCACCAGCTCTCCGGCGGGCAGCGGCAGCGCGTGATGATCGGCGCCGCCCTGGCCAATGAGCCCAAGCTGCTCATCGCCGATGAGCCGACCACGGCGCTGGATGTGACGATCCAGGCGCAGATCCTCGAATTGCTGCAGGACCTCAAGGCGCGGCTGGGCATGGCCATGCTGCTCATCACCCATGACCTCGCCATCGTGCGTCGCCATGCCGACCGTGTGGTGGTGATGAAGGATGGCGCCGTCGTCGAGCAGGGCGTGGTGGCCGAGGTCTTCGCCCATCCGCAGCACGCCTATACGCGCATGCTGCTGGCCACCGAGCCGCGCGGCCGGCCGGCGGCCATCCCCGAAGCTGCCGCCGAAATCCTGCAGGGCCAGGATGTGCGCGTGCATTTCCCCATCCGGCGCGGGCTGCTGCGCCGCGTCGTCGCGCAGGTGAAGGCGGTGGATGGCGTGGATATCGCCCTGCGTGAGGGCGAGACGCTGGGCGTGGTGGGCGAGAGCGGCAGCGGCAAGACGACGCTGGGCCTCGCCCTGATCCGCATGGAAAACAGCCAGGGCACGATCCGCTTCGAGGGGCGCGATATCCAGGCGCTGTCGCGCGCACAGATGCGGCCCCTGCGCGCCCGCATGCAGATCGTCTTTCAGGACCCCTATGGCTCGCTCTCGCCGCGGATGAATGCGGGCGAGATCGTGGGCGAGGGCCTGACCGTGCATGAACCCGGCCTGCGCACGGCGGATCGCGCCCGCCGCGTCGCCCAGGCGCTGGAGGAAGTGGGGCTGGAGGCCGCGATGGCCGAGCGCTTCCCCCATGAATTCTCGGGCGGGCAGCGCCAGCGCATCGCCATCGCGCGGGCCCTGGTGCTCAAGCCCCGCCTGGTCGTGCTGGATGAGCCGACTTCGGCGCTGGATGTCAGCGTGCAGGCCCAGGTGGTGGAATTGCTGCGCGGTTTGCAGGAAAAGCACCGCCTGGCCTACCTGTTCATCAGCCATGACCTGCGCGTGGTGCGCGCCATGGCGCATCGCATCATCGTCATGAAGGATGGCCGCATCGTGGAAGCGGGCGAGGCCGAGGCCCTTACGCAAAACCCGCGCGAGCCCTATACGCGCGCCCTGATGGCCGCCGCCTTTGAGCTGCGCGCGGCGCATGGGAACGAGCCAAGTTGA
- a CDS encoding glyoxylate/hydroxypyruvate reductase A produces the protein MAILLSTKANAMHAWRDALLAEDPTLDIRLFPDAGDPAEIEAAVCWTQHDMAELRRYPNLRLIVSMGAGVDHLLRPPGPPPGIPVARLKDHRLTTGMTEWVLLNVLRFHRQDLEYRAQQAARIWDELPAPDTAKRRIGLLGLGQLGAASAQALLGLGFPVMGWTRNPRQMAGVQGFSGSDGLEDMLRQTDILICLLPLTPETRGVINGRSLAWLPRGAFVINAARGGHVVAEDLLAALDSGHVAAAALDVFEPEPLPADHRFWTHPKVLVWPHASAITIPSSAAPQVVENLRRAREGRPLINLVDFSAGY, from the coding sequence ATGGCCATCCTTCTCTCCACCAAAGCCAATGCCATGCACGCCTGGCGCGATGCCCTGCTGGCCGAGGACCCGACGCTCGACATCCGGCTCTTTCCCGATGCGGGGGACCCCGCCGAGATCGAGGCCGCCGTCTGCTGGACCCAGCACGACATGGCGGAGCTGCGGCGCTACCCCAACCTCAGGCTCATCGTCTCGATGGGGGCGGGGGTGGATCACCTCCTGCGCCCGCCCGGCCCGCCGCCGGGCATCCCCGTGGCGCGGCTGAAGGACCATCGCCTCACCACCGGCATGACCGAATGGGTGTTGCTGAACGTGCTGCGCTTCCATCGGCAGGATCTGGAGTATCGGGCGCAACAGGCGGCCCGGATCTGGGATGAATTGCCCGCCCCCGATACCGCGAAGCGGCGCATTGGCCTGCTGGGCCTGGGCCAGCTCGGCGCCGCTTCGGCGCAGGCGCTGCTGGGGCTCGGCTTTCCGGTGATGGGCTGGACGCGCAACCCGCGCCAGATGGCCGGCGTGCAAGGTTTTTCCGGGTCAGATGGCCTGGAAGACATGCTGCGGCAGACGGATATCCTGATTTGCCTGCTGCCACTGACGCCCGAGACACGCGGCGTGATCAATGGACGCAGCCTCGCCTGGCTGCCGCGCGGCGCATTTGTGATCAACGCGGCCCGGGGGGGACATGTGGTGGCGGAGGATCTTCTGGCCGCCCTGGATTCGGGCCATGTGGCGGCGGCGGCGCTCGATGTCTTCGAGCCTGAGCCCTTGCCGGCGGATCACCGCTTCTGGACCCACCCCAAGGTGCTGGTCTGGCCGCATGCTTCGGCCATCACCATCCCCTCCAGCGCCGCACCGCAGGTCGTGGAAAACCTGCGGCGGGCGCGTGAGGGCCGCCCACTCATCAACCTGGTGGATTTTTCCGCCGGCTACTGA
- a CDS encoding MarR family transcriptional regulator, producing MPMSVQINPDQLVGILRDTTVALVRRDGPDLSARQLGVFLSVYLSPGPHTVRGLAQDLNVSKPAITRALDRLGELDLSRRKVDPMDRRSVLVQRTLKGSVFLRDLRQTMAEAEGLVAEMPLPEMVEA from the coding sequence ATGCCCATGTCTGTCCAGATCAACCCTGACCAGCTTGTCGGTATCCTGCGGGACACCACGGTCGCCCTGGTGCGCCGGGATGGGCCGGACCTCTCCGCGCGCCAGTTGGGGGTCTTCCTCTCGGTCTATCTCAGCCCGGGGCCCCACACGGTGCGCGGCCTGGCGCAGGACCTGAACGTGTCCAAGCCGGCCATCACCCGCGCGCTGGATCGCCTGGGCGAGCTTGATCTTTCGCGCCGCAAGGTGGACCCGATGGACCGCCGCAGCGTGCTCGTGCAGCGCACCCTGAAGGGCTCGGTCTTCCTGCGCGACCTGCGGCAGACCATGGCGGAAGCCGAGGGCCTGGTGGCCGAAATGCCCCTGCCGGAGATGGTCGAGGCCTGA
- a CDS encoding leucyl aminopeptidase family protein codes for MLPSLLNHAPDALPLHVVTPDSWAGLPGAAFARAAGFTGKPGEIALLPGEAGLGAALFGAPRLAEGYGALPHGLPEGSSWRLVGGDAQAAVLGWALGAYRYTRFKPGKRAPARLLAPSGTEAAQAIATAICRARDLINAPANHLGPAELAAAVGEVAALHGAAFRVIEGEELARGFPAVQAVGQGASQAGGMGGPRAPRVAVLEWGAADAPLVALCGKGVCFDTGGLDLKPSSAMLRMKKDMGGAAVMLALAEALMAQQAPIRLLLLIGAVENSVSGDAFRPLDVIRTRQGLTVEIGNTDAEGRLVLADLLTFAAEHKPRLILNGATLTGAARVALGPDLPALFSNDDALAEALLAGGGAAGDPLWRLPLHDGYAAWLDSPIADLNNVASKPMGGAIIAALFLRRFVPDAIPWAHLDLYAWNDATRPGRPEGGEATGMRAALAGLQKYLQFPA; via the coding sequence ATGCTGCCCAGCCTCTTGAATCACGCGCCTGACGCGCTACCGCTCCATGTGGTCACGCCGGACAGCTGGGCGGGGCTGCCCGGCGCTGCCTTCGCGCGCGCCGCCGGCTTCACCGGCAAGCCCGGCGAAATCGCGCTGCTGCCGGGCGAAGCCGGCCTGGGTGCCGCGCTGTTTGGCGCACCCCGGCTGGCCGAGGGCTATGGCGCGCTGCCGCATGGCCTGCCGGAGGGCAGCAGCTGGCGCCTGGTGGGTGGTGATGCACAGGCGGCCGTGCTCGGCTGGGCGCTCGGCGCCTATCGCTACACGCGGTTCAAGCCGGGCAAGCGCGCTCCGGCGCGGCTCTTGGCGCCATCCGGCACCGAGGCTGCGCAGGCCATCGCCACCGCCATCTGCCGCGCGCGCGATCTGATCAACGCGCCGGCCAATCACCTGGGCCCGGCCGAACTGGCGGCGGCCGTCGGGGAGGTCGCCGCCCTGCATGGCGCGGCATTTCGCGTGATCGAGGGCGAGGAACTGGCGCGCGGCTTTCCCGCCGTGCAGGCGGTGGGCCAGGGGGCCAGCCAGGCCGGTGGCATGGGCGGCCCGCGCGCGCCGCGCGTGGCCGTGCTGGAATGGGGGGCCGCCGATGCGCCGCTGGTGGCACTGTGCGGCAAGGGCGTCTGCTTCGACACCGGCGGGCTCGACCTCAAGCCAAGCAGCGCCATGCTGCGCATGAAGAAGGATATGGGCGGGGCCGCGGTCATGCTGGCGCTGGCGGAAGCACTGATGGCGCAGCAGGCGCCGATCCGCCTGCTGCTGCTCATCGGCGCGGTCGAGAACAGCGTGAGTGGCGATGCGTTCCGGCCGCTGGACGTGATCCGCACGCGCCAGGGGCTGACGGTCGAAATCGGCAATACCGATGCCGAGGGCCGGCTGGTGCTGGCCGATCTCCTGACCTTCGCGGCGGAGCACAAGCCGCGCCTGATCCTCAACGGCGCCACGCTGACGGGCGCGGCGCGCGTGGCGCTGGGCCCGGATCTGCCGGCGCTGTTCAGCAATGACGATGCGCTGGCGGAAGCCCTGCTCGCCGGCGGAGGCGCGGCGGGGGATCCGCTCTGGCGGCTGCCGCTGCATGATGGCTACGCCGCCTGGCTGGACAGCCCCATCGCCGACCTGAACAACGTGGCGAGCAAGCCGATGGGCGGCGCCATCATCGCGGCCCTTTTCCTGCGCCGCTTCGTGCCCGATGCCATCCCCTGGGCGCATCTGGATCTCTACGCCTGGAACGATGCGACGCGGCCGGGGCGGCCCGAGGGCGGTGAGGCGACGGGAATGCGCGCGGCCTTGGCCGGGCTGCAGAAATATTTACAGTTTCCCGCATAG
- the hslV gene encoding ATP-dependent protease subunit HslV produces MAVMKNDTHDPLGWHGTTILCVRRNGKVAMAGDGQVSLGQTVVKGNARKVRRIAQGRVLAGFAGATADAFTLLERLEAKLERFPDQLERACVELAKDWRTDRYLRKLEALLAVADKDRSLLLTGQGDVLEPEDAVIGIGSGGNYALAAARALLTVEGIEAAEIARRSMTIAAGICVYTNGNFILETLGDE; encoded by the coding sequence ATGGCCGTCATGAAGAATGACACACATGATCCTCTCGGCTGGCATGGGACCACCATCCTCTGCGTCCGCCGCAACGGAAAAGTGGCCATGGCCGGCGATGGCCAGGTCTCGCTGGGCCAGACGGTGGTGAAGGGCAATGCCCGCAAGGTCCGGCGCATCGCGCAGGGCCGCGTGCTGGCCGGCTTCGCCGGCGCCACGGCCGATGCCTTCACCCTTCTGGAGCGGCTGGAGGCCAAGCTGGAACGCTTCCCGGACCAGCTGGAACGCGCCTGCGTGGAACTCGCGAAGGATTGGCGGACCGATCGCTATCTGCGCAAGCTCGAGGCGCTGTTGGCCGTGGCCGACAAGGACCGCTCCCTGCTGCTCACCGGCCAGGGCGATGTGCTGGAACCGGAGGATGCCGTCATCGGCATCGGCTCGGGCGGCAATTACGCGCTGGCCGCGGCGCGCGCGCTGCTGACGGTCGAGGGGATCGAGGCGGCGGAGATCGCGCGGCGCTCCATGACCATCGCGGCGGGCATCTGCGTCTACACCAATGGCAATTTCATTCTGGAGACCCTTGGTGATGAGTGA